A single genomic interval of Amblyomma americanum isolate KBUSLIRL-KWMA chromosome 11, ASM5285725v1, whole genome shotgun sequence harbors:
- the LOC144111134 gene encoding uncharacterized protein LOC144111134 — protein sequence MKPGFLTMPSYRCESCTFVGKNRKHLANHVALNHSSRVYRCSLCAFVTRYQANFYRHRRSIHKLNSANVCEMCGQLCDNQDELVAHTSNEHPQFLDVLLRKLEAKRVRYAKYAAKMNMEDGDTARASAEKIVANNLEPELVTGDVSDQIHLQNGVPEEQNESVEQSKKRPRESSPPVSNKKGRTGRRAYTCAECDLVTKWPREFLSHRRDVHGDRISIHECPFCEYASKQPQKLQRHCNIVHKEMYGEKSRHLVKTGPPASSPAPSAEIKVHIQEKVFKCSSCNFHAKSKIHVEEHEKTVHLKRRFYRCQQCGYVCHEKGRYTRHMRFHSLPKIKCQFCNFQTCYKWNMDRHLKYHTSGGEFRCNKCGFMTMSRKSLTAHCLHHHNELLKDATDSEGENTELENVDDDEDRLMIDEDAAEDSTSPPPLKMTLKRTGEIAVVENSEGTMRKCQYCPQQVLWPSELKRHEATHFKMNKKHGCPLCHIRFDQLDHLEHHVMLDHQEEASDKSSSDAVATGTTSAPIIIELGKSDDSTSRANYSGSTQALDISIKSKQPMHVCQRCGYTTRWISELRKHELIHGNLKPFKCTYCSYTSRWKGDMTRHVFRMHKENTGAADTNSNEDPEHAKSSHVLRFLLSQPKNADHDYDSKAAEPSLSKDSEALSGKFLPKPPESQCSFQVPVGIPRIVQKYKCPQCSFLTRTASRFHVHMIQHLNKRPFMCSVCNYRSNWRWDVNKHIKSKSGNDPKHKKAELVVMGETGFKNYAKYKIHLVDVEESSKGDKVLQPAQPSRLDQEEVQLIRPDETENIVVTPDILYGDQDYQDDLGAPIPESSSNQQVLYCGHCNFNHTERKAVLSHLGSHASVKPYRCRLCNFVSKWYHIVLMHVRHRHNTGPKHIESNVSFVEEGNTFRLKEEPAVPPAPQNAEPKIFKCNTCPYRCSKVCHMEFHMKQHVPKEGAIYKCKYCPYYANVKKTLSRHMKLHKEEQQPATEVLPRLLVKADMKKHACEHCPYTSDNKTQYLYHKQFHRSNKNAPHKCTHCNYWSTHSHLMAQHQKIHRSADGRPLDGAPYSGGIQTMTTMVNGTAHRMFKCRFCPLTNKRRANVKIHERMHTASKGAKFQCVLCSYRCNNTGVLASHMKLHKADNPSLDLSRMKTFCENLNALPSRPAVAKKSVPESAAAATQRSEISALKDKLKTPSRKKIFSYFCDKCPAMFKSHTDLDTHKTYHNSAHLYPCHLCDYRARHKPHLHKHLLVHTPEYAERQNGFTLAEIRSQDRSQQPESATPPAAPAAADQMLLLEKAETRAFVDAGSQSMGVQLHRCIRCPAAFQKAATLEYHQSLHGSAGVYACHFCNYAANSAANVSTHTHLHYRGALKQKQPPKMFRCDKCPASFSKYNRFESHLTLHGRNERFRCSHCDYSVKFAANLVKHRKLHEVLVPESKQPKVEPPAPLTVTSTPQPLENGSEPSTAVPLSDSAPNAATPAVVEEKRVYICSKCPYAFHRRETVVNHLQHHGTSEGLCCTFCDYRSVHMSTLRDHTRCHFQPMRHYKPQAYMKCDSLEIWSTASDGTRTLVFRDDGDEKYFPELDDCDDAGEDDTLSSPASTPASSGSCSASTASSSPQLQLNNKDLEPAVLKSVKLETDDVVLASKETLEELVSNVVVLNDEKEEMPPGCKTQVVNIVVLDGTKQLNEVGGEVAQAEHKSESETDFKDDGESAQDLFSRICNPDSMEYEDLEDEKDVYCETLSEDPDVADEVECETVEEDSIEPEALAADADPMLKAPSKHAGHTEFLDITEAADCEVSAECKGMFLHSVECESEHMTADVPDGVATSSLVTDKSLAAVIETGVTSESDIFCQVKKFEESKPVCSRIDSEDHPVATFLNDSPCFGLKEAAVSNLANNFELKDCGVEVAGYNLEPDTCSRAKTQDVHDDFSQPNVLQSSSGCSYMPVSQGVISITVCKSSEDSCTAENDCTQDGEGTQVLHSVSSSLGADAHCQRAVEEIEADEISKCRSDPDAMSCIVPDDVVEIEIGSSLPTIKADPGGDTVLVPQEVFEMQSPTGLQRSILVPELD from the coding sequence ATGAAGCCTGGATTCCTCACCATGCCTAGTTATAGGTGTGAAAGCTGCACGTTTGTTGGAAAGAACAGAAAACACCTAGCGAACCATGTAGCCTTAAACCACAGCAGCCGCGTGTATAGGTGCAGCCTTTGTGCGTTTGTTACTCGCTACCAGGCCAACTTTTACCGGCACAGACGGAGTATCCACAAGCTTAATAGTGCTAACGTTTGTGAAATGTGCGGCCAGCTGTGTGACAACCAAGATGAGCTTGTGGCGCATACGTCTAATGAACACCCGCAGTTCTTGGATGTGCTGCTGAGGAAGCTGGAAGCCAAGAGAGTGCGCTATGCGAAGTATGCTGCAAAAATGAACATGGAAGATGGAGACACTGCCCGTGCATCTGCTGAAAAAATAGTTGCAAACAACCTTGAGCCAGAATTGGTCACAGGTGATGTTAGTGATCAGATTCACCTGCAAAATGGTGTTCCTGAAGAGCAGAATGAAAGTGTTGAACAGTCAAAAAAGAGGCCTCGCGAGAGTTCGCCAcctgtgtctaacaaaaaagggCGTACAGGAAGACGAGCCTATACCTGTGCTGAATGCGACTTGGTAACCAAATGGCCACGAGAATTTCTCAGCCATAGGAGAGACGTTCATGGGGATCGCATTAGCATTCATGAATGCCCTTTTTGTGAGTATGCTTCCaaacagccacagaaactacaGAGGCACTGCAATATTGTCCACAAGGAGATGTATGGTGAAAAGTCGCGGCATTTGGTCAAAACAGGACCACCTGCATCATCACCAGCCCCTTCTGCTGAAATCAAAGTGCACATTCAAGAGAAAGTGTTTAAGTGCAGCAGTTGTAACTTCCATGCAAAGAGCAAAATTCATGTGGAAGAACATGAAAAAACAGTGCATCTGAAGCGGCGGTTCTATCGTTGCCAGCAATGTGGCTATGTGTGCCACGAAAAAGGTCGTTACACTCGCCATATGCGTTTTCACAGTTTACCAAAAATCAAATGCCAGTTCTGCAACTTCCAGACCTGCTACAAATGGAACATGGATCGGCACCTCAAGTACCATACTTCAGGTGGTGAGTTCCGTTGCAACAAGTGCGGTTTCATGACCATGTCTCGTAAAAGCCTTACTGCCCATTGCTTGCACCACCACAATGAACTTTTGAAGGATGCTACCGATAGTGAGGGAGAAaacactgagcttgaaaatgtgGATGATGATGAGGACAGACTCATGATTGACGAAGATGCTGCTGAGGACTCCACCTCACCACCACCACTCAAAATGACTCTGAAGCGAACTGGAGAGATTGCTGTGGTAGAAAACAGTGAAGGGACAATGCGGAAATGTCAATATTGTCCTCAGCAAGTCCTGTGGCCATCGGAGCTTAAACGACATGAGGCAACTCATTTTAAAATGAATAAGAAGCATGGATGCCCACTTTGTCATATTCGTTTTGACCAGCTTGATCACCTTGAGCATCATGTAATGCTAGACCACCAAGAAGAGGCGAGTGATAAAAGCAGTAGTGATGCTGTTGCTACTGGGACGACAAGTGCACCAATCATTATAGAGCTGGGCAAGAGTGATGATTCCACTTCCCGTGCTAACTATTCTGGCTCTACCCAAGCACTTGACATCTCTATCAAGAGCAAGCAGCCCATGCATGTTTGCCAACGCTGTGGCTATACTACGCGATGGATTTCAGAACTGAGAAAGCATGAGTTAATCCATGGAAACTTGAAACCCTTCAAGTGCACCTACTGCTCCTACACAAGCCGTTGGAAAGGTGACATGACGCGCCATGTTTTCCGAATGCACAAGGAGAACACTGGTGCAGCTGACACTAATTCCAATGAAGATCCAGAACATGCTAAGTCCAGCCATGTCTTGCGCTTCTTGCTGTCGCAACCTAAAAATGCTGATCATGACTATGACTCCAAGGCTGCAGAACCGTCCCTCAGCAAGGATAGTGAGGCATTGAGTGGGAAGTTTCTTCCAAAGCCTCCTGAAAGTCAGTGTTCATTCCAAGTTCCTGTGGGAATACCCAGGATCGTTCAGAAATACAAGTGTCCACAGTGTTCATTTCTGACCCGAACAGCATCGCGCTTTCATGTCCATATGATACAGCACCTCAATAAAAGACCCTTCATGTGCTCAGTTTGCAACTATCGCTCCAACTGGCGATGGGATGTCAACAAGCATATCAAAAGCAAGTCTGGCAATGACCCAAAGCACAAGAAGGCCGAGTTGGTAGTTATGGGTGAAACCGGCTTCAAGAATTATGCTAAGTACAAGATTCATCTTGTGGATGTAGAGGAATCCTCAAAAGGTGACAAAGTTCTTCAGCCCGCACAGCCTTCCAGGCTGGATCAAGAGGAAGTGCAACTGATTCGTCCTGATGAGACTGAGAACATAGTGGTAACACCTGATATACTCTATGGAGACCAAGATTACCAGGATGATTTAGGAGCTCCTATCCCTGAATCAAGTTCTAACCAGCAGGTTCTATATTGTGGCCACTGCAACTTCAATCACACTGAACGCAAAGCAGTTCTGTCACATTTGGGCTCGCATGCGTCAGTGAAACCCTATCGTTGCCGTCTTTGCAACTTTGTTTCAAAGTGGTACCACATTGTCCTGATGCATGTCAGACATCGACATAACACAGGTCCAAAACACATAGAAAGTAATGTTTCTTTCGTAGAAGAAGGCAACACATTTCGTTTGAAAGAAGAACCTGCTGTACCTCCTGCACCGCAGAACGCTGAGCCAAAGATTTTCAAATGTAATACGTGTCCTTACCGATGCTCAAAGGTATGCCACATGGAGTTTCACATGAAGCAGCATGTGCCTAAAGAAGGGGCCATTTACAAGTGCAAGTATTGCCCATACTATGCCAATGTCAAAAAGACTTTGTCCCGTCACATGAAGCTGCACAAAGAAGAGCAACAGCCAGCCACAGAAGTCCTTCCTCGCTTGCTTGTGAAGGCAGATATGAAGAAACATGCTTGTGAGCATTGTCCATACACCTCTGATAATAAAACTCAGTACCTGTACCACAAGCAGTTTCATCGGTCCAACAAGAACGCCCCTCACAAATGCACCCATTGCAATTATTGGTCAACCCACAGCCACCTGATGGCCCAGCACCAAAAGATACACAGATCTGCAGATGGGAGGCCACTGGACGGGGCGCCATATAGTGGTGGAATCCAGACAATGACAACAATGGTGAATGGCACTGCCCACCGCATGTTCAAATGTCGATTCTGTCCCCTGACCAACAAGCGCAGGGCTAATGTGAAGATTCATGAACGCATGCATACTGCATCAAAGGGGGCCAAATTCCAGTGTGTTCTTTGTAGCTACCGATGCAACAACACTGGGGTTCTCGCCAGCCACATGAAGCTCCACAAAGCAGATAACCCATCGCTGGACTTGAGCCGTATGAAGACATTTTGTGAAAATCTCAATGCACTGCCTTCCAGGCCAGCAGTTGCCAAAAAGAGTGTTCCTGAGTCAGCAGCTGCAGCTACACAGAGGTCAGAGATCTCGGCATTAAAGGACAAGCTGAAGACACCATCACGCAAGAAGATATTCAGCTACTTTTGTGACAAATGCCCTGCCATGTTCAAAAGCCACACTGACTTGGACACGCATAAGACTTACCACAATTCTGCTCACCTGTATCCATGTCACCTATGTGACTACAGAGCCAGACACAAGCCTCATCTGCACAAGCACCTTCTTGTCCATACACCAGAATATGCAGAACGCCAAAATGGCTTTACATTAGCTGAGATTCGCAGCCAAGATCGCAGCCAGCAGCCAGAGTCTGCCACCCCtcctgctgctccagctgctgctgaTCAGATGTTACTTCTGGAGAAAGCCGAGACTCGTGCCTTTGTGGATGCTGGCTCTCAGAGCATGGGAGTCCAGTTGCATCGCTGCATTCGCTGCCCTGCAGCTTTTCAGAAAGCAGCAACGCTGGAGTATCACCAAAGTCTGCACGGTAGTGCTGGTGTCTATGCCTGCCACTTCTGCAACTATGCGGCCAACAGCGCAGCCAATGTTAGCACACACACGCACCTTCACTACCGAGGTGCACTGAAGCAGAAACAACCTCCCAAGATGTTTCGCTGCGACAAATGCCCTGCATCATTTTCGAAGTACAATCGCTTTGAAAGTCACCTTACCCTTCATGGACGCAATGAACGATTTCGTTGCTCACACTGTGACTACTCTGTCAAGTTTGCAGCAAATCTCGTCAAGCATCGTAAGCTCCATGAAGTCCTTGTGCCCGAGTCGAAGCAGCCGAAAGTAGAGCCTCCTGCACCACTTACAGTTACAAGCACTCCTCAGCCACTTGAAAATGGCTCTGAGCCAAGTACTGCTGTGCCTTTGTCAGACAGTGCACCAAATGCTGCCACACCAGCAGTTGTTGAAGAAAAGCGTGTGTACATCTGCAGCAAATGTCCGTACGCATTCCATCGGCGTGAGACTGTTGTGAATCATCTTCAGCACCACGGTACTTCAGAAGGACTGTGCTGTACTTTTTGCGATTACCGGTCAGTACACATGTCAACTTTACGAGACCATACAAGGTGTCATTTTCAGCCAATGCGTCACTACAAGCCTCAGGCTTATATGAAATGTGATTCGTTGGAGATTTGGAGTACTGCCAGTGATGGCACCAGGACACTGGTGTTTCGAGATGATGGAGATGAAAAGTATTTCCCTGAACTTGATGACTGTGATGATGCCGGTGAGGATGACACATTATCGAGCCCTGCTTCCACACCAGCCTCCTCTGGATCGTGTTCAGCTTCAACAGCTTCCAGCTCTCCTCAGCTACAATTGAACAATAAAGATCTCGAGCCTGCAGTTTTGAAGTCTGTCAAGCTTGAGACAGATGATGTGGTTCTAGCAAGCAAGGAAACGCTCGAGGAATTGGTGAGCAATGTTGTTGTGCTCAacgatgaaaaagaagaaatgccTCCTGGTTGCAAGACGCAAGTAGTCAATATTGTAGTTTTAGATGGCACCAAGCAGTTGAATGAGGTTGGAGGAGAAGTTGCACAAGCAGAACACAAGTCTGAAAGTGAAACTGACTTTAAAGATGATGGGGAGAGTGCACAGGATTTGTTCAGTCGTATTTGCAATCCTGATTCCATGGAATACGAAGATTTGGAAGATGAGAAGGATGTGTACTGTGAAACACTCAGTGAAGATCCAGATGTTGCTGATGAAGTTGAATGTGAAACTGTGGAGGAGGATTCGATAGAGCCTGAAGCACTTGCAGCAGATGCTGATCCCATGCTGAAAGCTCCCAGTAAGCATGCTGGGCACACTGAATTTTTGGATATCACTGAAGCAGCTGATTGTGAAGTGTCTGCAGAGTGCAAGGGCATGTTTCTGCACAGTGTAGAGTGTGAAAGTGAACATATGACAGCAGATGTTCCTGATGGTGTAGCAACTTCATCTTTGGTCACTGATAAAAGCCTTGCAGCAGTAATAGAAACAGGCGTAACTTCTGAAAGTGATATTTTTTGTCAAGTAAAGAAATTCGAAGAGAGCAAGCCTGTGTGCTCAAGAATTGATTCAGAGGATCATCCAGTAGCAACATTTCTCAATGACAGCCcatgttttggtctaaaagaagCAGCTGTATCAAATTTGGCCAATAATTTTGAGCTGAAAGATTGTGGCGTTGAGGTTGCAGGGTACAATTTAGAGCCTGACACATGTAGCCGAGCTAAAACACAGGATGTCCATGATGATTTCTCTCAGCCTAATGTTCTACAAAGCAGCTCAGGGTGCAGTTATATGCCAGTAAGCCAAGGTGTTATCAGCATAACTGTTTGTAAAAGCAGTGAAGATTCTTGTACAGCTGAAAATGATTGCACTCAGGATGGGGAAGGTACTCAAGTACTACACAGTGTGTCGTCAAGCTTGGGCGCCGATGCACATTGCCAGAGAGCAGTGGAAGAAATTGAAGCTGACGAGATCAGCAAGTGCAGATCAGACCCTGATGCAATGTCCTGCATTGTGCCAGACGATGTAGTGGAGATTGAAATTGGCTCATCACTGCCCACCATTAAAGCGGATCCTGGTGGTGATACTGTACTTGTACCGCAAGAGGTATTTGAAATGCAGTCTCCTACAGGGCTTCAGCGTAGCATTCTTGTCCCAGAGCTAGACTAA